One part of the Thermodesulfovibrio sp. 3462-1 genome encodes these proteins:
- the ppdK gene encoding pyruvate, phosphate dikinase — protein sequence MASKSKNQKKAVKVASNTKKAPLKKKYVYYFGDGKAEGTGQMKDLLGGKGAGLAEMTNLGIPVPSGFTITTEACREYFKLGKNFPKGMWDEVLNNLKKVERSMGCKFGDSKNPLLVSVRSGAKFSMPGMMDTVLNLGLNDDTLQGLIDKTKNERFAYDTYRRFITMFGSIVTDIDRKKFEDLLDEVKKKKGVNLDTELDAKDFKLLVKKYKELYKKETGHDFPQDPYEQLKMAIKAVFDSWYGDRAVTYRRLHGIPDDLGTACNIVAMVFGNMGENSGTGVGFTRDPSTGEKRFFAEFLPNAQGEDVVAGIRTPLKIEELKKRMPKIYSQLEKICNKLERHYKDMLDIEFTIQEGKLYMLQTRVGKRTARAAIKIAVDMVKEKLIDKKTALLRIEPEQLNQLLHPTIDPKAKVKVIAKGLPASPGAAVGKVVFSAQDAEEWAAKGQKVILVRNETSPEDIGGMAVAQGILTARGGMTSHAAVVGRGMGKCCVVGCGAINIHEEDKYFTVGDITVRQGDSITLNGTTGEVILGEAPLVMPALPEEFYTIMQWAEEFSKLQVRANADTPKDARVARDFGAAGIGLCRTEHMFFDQERIKAFREMILSDSVEQRRKALEKIKPYQKEDFIGIFKEMKGLPVTIRLLDPPLHEFLPKTDEEIEILSKEMEVSVKKIKSKIKALEEFNPMLGHRGCRLGITYPEVYEMQVRAIMEAACELAKKKIKVIPEIMIPLVAHVNELKIMKDLTVKTAEDITKQYKVKIDYKVGTMIELARAAITADQIAQEAEFFSFGTNDLTQSVYGLSRDDAGKFLPFYIDHKIIEEDPFISIDTEGVGQIMEIAVKKGRKVNKNLKLGICGEHGGDPKSIEFCHKIGLDYVSCSPYRVPIAKLAAAHAKLKEKGGELIRATV from the coding sequence ATGGCATCTAAATCTAAAAATCAAAAGAAAGCTGTTAAGGTAGCATCAAACACTAAAAAAGCACCACTTAAGAAAAAGTATGTTTACTACTTTGGTGATGGAAAAGCAGAAGGCACAGGACAGATGAAAGATCTTCTTGGAGGAAAAGGTGCAGGACTTGCTGAAATGACCAATCTTGGAATTCCTGTTCCTTCAGGATTTACTATTACTACGGAGGCTTGTAGAGAGTATTTTAAACTGGGCAAAAATTTTCCGAAAGGAATGTGGGATGAAGTTTTAAACAATCTTAAAAAAGTTGAAAGATCAATGGGTTGTAAGTTTGGAGACTCAAAAAATCCTTTGCTTGTTTCAGTAAGGTCAGGTGCAAAGTTTTCTATGCCTGGAATGATGGACACTGTTTTAAATCTTGGATTAAATGATGACACCTTACAAGGATTAATAGATAAAACAAAAAATGAGAGATTTGCCTATGATACATACAGAAGATTTATTACAATGTTTGGAAGCATTGTTACTGATATAGATAGAAAAAAATTTGAAGATTTATTGGATGAAGTAAAGAAGAAAAAAGGAGTAAACTTAGATACAGAACTTGATGCAAAAGACTTTAAACTCCTCGTTAAAAAATATAAAGAGCTTTATAAAAAAGAAACAGGACATGATTTTCCTCAAGATCCCTATGAACAGCTTAAAATGGCAATCAAAGCAGTGTTTGACTCCTGGTATGGAGACCGAGCAGTAACATACAGAAGGCTTCATGGAATACCCGATGATCTTGGTACTGCATGTAACATTGTTGCGATGGTATTTGGAAATATGGGTGAAAACTCTGGAACAGGTGTGGGATTTACAAGAGATCCATCAACTGGAGAGAAAAGATTTTTTGCAGAGTTTTTACCAAATGCGCAGGGCGAGGATGTTGTAGCAGGAATCAGAACACCTTTAAAGATTGAAGAATTGAAGAAAAGGATGCCCAAGATATATTCTCAACTTGAAAAAATATGTAATAAACTTGAAAGACATTACAAAGACATGCTTGATATAGAATTTACAATTCAAGAAGGCAAACTTTATATGCTTCAAACAAGAGTAGGCAAAAGAACAGCCAGAGCTGCAATAAAGATTGCTGTTGACATGGTAAAGGAAAAATTGATTGATAAAAAAACTGCTCTTTTAAGAATAGAACCAGAACAGCTCAATCAACTTCTTCATCCCACTATTGATCCTAAGGCAAAAGTTAAAGTAATTGCAAAAGGGCTTCCCGCAAGTCCAGGTGCAGCTGTTGGTAAAGTTGTATTTTCTGCTCAGGATGCTGAAGAATGGGCAGCAAAAGGACAAAAAGTTATTCTTGTAAGAAATGAAACATCTCCTGAGGACATTGGTGGAATGGCAGTTGCTCAAGGAATTCTTACAGCTCGAGGAGGAATGACTTCTCATGCTGCAGTTGTTGGAAGAGGAATGGGTAAATGCTGTGTTGTGGGATGTGGCGCAATAAATATTCATGAAGAGGATAAATATTTTACTGTTGGTGACATTACAGTAAGACAAGGAGACTCTATTACATTAAATGGAACTACAGGAGAAGTTATTCTCGGTGAGGCTCCTCTTGTTATGCCTGCACTTCCAGAGGAGTTTTATACAATAATGCAGTGGGCTGAAGAATTCAGCAAACTTCAGGTAAGAGCAAATGCTGATACTCCAAAGGATGCTCGTGTTGCAAGAGATTTTGGTGCAGCAGGAATTGGTCTTTGCAGAACTGAGCATATGTTCTTTGATCAAGAAAGAATTAAGGCATTCAGAGAGATGATTCTTTCAGATTCAGTTGAACAAAGACGAAAAGCTCTTGAAAAAATTAAACCATATCAGAAAGAAGATTTTATTGGTATATTTAAAGAAATGAAAGGATTGCCAGTTACCATAAGGCTGCTTGATCCTCCACTTCATGAATTTTTACCAAAAACAGATGAAGAAATAGAGATTCTCTCAAAAGAAATGGAAGTCTCGGTCAAGAAAATTAAGAGTAAAATTAAAGCTCTTGAAGAGTTTAATCCAATGCTCGGTCATAGAGGCTGTCGTCTTGGAATAACCTATCCAGAGGTTTATGAGATGCAGGTAAGAGCCATTATGGAAGCAGCCTGTGAACTGGCAAAGAAAAAGATTAAGGTTATTCCAGAGATAATGATTCCTCTTGTTGCCCATGTAAATGAATTAAAAATAATGAAAGATTTAACTGTTAAAACAGCTGAAGATATCACGAAACAGTATAAAGTGAAAATTGATTACAAAGTTGGCACAATGATAGAGCTTGCACGTGCTGCAATAACAGCAGATCAGATTGCTCAGGAAGCAGAATTTTTCTCATTTGGAACAAATGATTTAACTCAATCTGTGTATGGACTCTCAAGAGATGATGCAGGAAAGTTTTTACCATTTTACATTGACCACAAAATAATTGAAGAGGATCCATTTATATCAATTGATACTGAAGGGGTAGGGCAGATCATGGAAATAGCAGTTAAAAAAGGAAGAAAAGTAAATAAAAATCTTAAACTTGGAATATGTGGTGAGCACGGTGGAGATCCAAAATCAATAGAGTTTTGCCATAAAATTGGACTTGATTATGTGAGCTGCTCTCCATATAGGGTTCCAATAGCAAAGCTTGCTGCTGCTCATGCAAAACTAAAAGAAAAAGGAGGAGAGTTGATAAGAGCTACAGTATAA
- a CDS encoding UvrD-helicase domain-containing protein — MVTQLPHYVILKASAGSGKTTALTERFVYFLLSDNIPNNSLRNILAITFSNNAAFEMKSRIIDWLKSLYYKEESALNRFSKILNLSHDELSVKACQILDEILNNYSDFQVKTIDSFMASIFKASALDFDYNPDFEILMNNESLLQLSYDLFLKDVQENFVKTEFFKNIIEIISSNSNTYLWNPSERIFDEIKGLHIKIHNTHKEFIVIDKYKKLKEEIEAKIEKTMQVLQKEISSSGFEINRSTRILEDFNKIIETKNFRELLTRGLKRPPINKPKKQSLLEKYEKFLNLWNEFLEELKKYAFYYALTFYLPYLEVYQSFKTLLNQIKQKECKIFIEDINKILSEYLNNSIVPDIYFRLGEKIHHFFIDEYQDTSPLQWNNLKFLIENTLAEKGSLFVVGDTKQAIYTFRGADYKIMKELEEKDIFPSAYKIIKTLDKNYRSKRTIVDFVVKIFTEKVLTHKVYAEPAKFTGFHECYQTAAENSQEGYVEVKAFSENEEEDFEIKKYLLECVNNITQRGYLLKDIAILAFKNEQVVTITQWLNDLQLPFISYSSLDVRKRKVTSEILSLLQFLDSPLDDFSFCSFLLGDIFRNIVKIEAINFQPDEFLLKYRDEAALYKHFEKEFPQLWEKYFKQLFKLSGYLPVYDLLSVALNNFRVFETLPDEEATFLKLLDLVKNFEEKGYNNIKEIIEFFDSPADDNIWNIATPADIDAIQVMTIHKAKGLGFPIVFVYLENDGKPKNKYIFHEVEQGVHILKITNQMAEKNEWLKQIKKEEEKSEIADLLNTLYVAFTRAEDELYILCRTDKQDKLPFDILSEYYNSKIGHKSAKNKLLPLTESSVINAYHYPVSFDFSVPDEIMHFAEKKRGDFMHFILEQIEYFEEGVLEKIESQIEMLNKYCHTNFLASQIKPLIIDMINHPDMGRFFKRGYEKILNEFEIIDKEGIVHRIDRVVVDKDSVTVIDYKTGYPQDEHFSQIKLYMTLLSEVFKDKRVNGYLYYLDLREVKKIDR, encoded by the coding sequence ATGGTAACTCAGTTACCCCATTATGTTATTCTGAAAGCTTCTGCTGGCTCTGGAAAAACGACAGCCCTTACTGAAAGGTTTGTATATTTTTTACTTTCCGATAACATTCCTAATAATTCATTACGAAATATTCTTGCTATAACCTTTTCTAATAATGCTGCCTTTGAGATGAAATCAAGAATAATAGACTGGCTTAAGAGTTTATACTATAAAGAAGAAAGTGCTTTAAATAGATTTTCAAAAATTCTTAATTTGTCCCATGATGAGCTTTCAGTTAAAGCCTGCCAAATACTTGATGAGATACTCAATAATTATTCAGATTTTCAGGTAAAGACAATTGATAGTTTTATGGCTTCAATTTTTAAGGCTTCTGCTCTTGATTTTGATTACAATCCTGATTTTGAGATTCTCATGAACAACGAATCTCTTCTTCAGTTAAGTTATGATCTGTTTTTAAAAGATGTGCAAGAGAATTTTGTAAAAACTGAGTTTTTTAAAAACATTATAGAGATTATAAGTTCAAACAGTAACACATATCTCTGGAATCCATCAGAAAGAATTTTTGATGAAATTAAGGGATTACATATTAAAATTCATAACACTCATAAAGAATTTATAGTTATTGATAAATACAAAAAACTAAAGGAAGAAATTGAGGCAAAGATTGAAAAGACGATGCAGGTTCTTCAAAAAGAAATCAGTTCATCAGGGTTTGAAATAAATCGTTCAACGAGGATTCTTGAAGATTTCAATAAGATCATTGAAACCAAAAATTTTAGAGAACTTTTAACAAGAGGACTAAAAAGGCCACCGATAAATAAACCTAAAAAGCAGAGTTTACTGGAAAAATACGAAAAATTTTTGAATTTATGGAATGAATTTCTCGAAGAACTAAAAAAATATGCTTTTTATTATGCATTAACTTTTTACCTACCCTATCTTGAAGTTTATCAGAGTTTCAAAACTTTATTAAATCAGATAAAACAAAAGGAATGTAAAATTTTCATTGAAGATATTAATAAAATTCTTTCAGAGTATCTGAATAACTCAATTGTTCCAGACATATACTTCAGGTTAGGCGAAAAAATACATCATTTTTTTATTGATGAATATCAGGATACATCTCCACTTCAGTGGAATAATTTAAAGTTTTTAATTGAAAACACACTTGCTGAAAAGGGGAGTCTTTTTGTTGTTGGAGATACAAAACAGGCAATTTATACTTTTCGTGGAGCTGATTACAAGATAATGAAAGAGCTGGAAGAAAAAGATATATTTCCTTCAGCATACAAAATAATTAAAACTCTTGATAAAAATTACAGAAGCAAGAGGACAATTGTTGATTTTGTAGTCAAAATTTTCACGGAAAAAGTTTTAACTCATAAAGTTTATGCTGAACCTGCTAAGTTTACAGGATTTCATGAGTGCTATCAAACTGCAGCAGAAAATTCGCAAGAAGGTTATGTGGAAGTAAAAGCTTTCAGTGAGAATGAAGAAGAGGATTTTGAAATAAAAAAATATCTTTTAGAGTGTGTAAATAATATTACTCAAAGAGGTTATCTTTTGAAAGATATAGCAATACTTGCATTCAAAAATGAGCAGGTTGTAACTATCACTCAATGGTTAAATGATTTGCAGTTGCCTTTTATATCTTACAGCAGCCTTGATGTGAGAAAAAGAAAAGTTACATCAGAGATTTTAAGTCTTTTACAATTCCTTGATTCTCCCTTAGATGATTTTTCCTTTTGCAGTTTCTTACTTGGCGATATATTCAGAAATATAGTAAAAATAGAAGCAATAAACTTCCAGCCCGATGAATTTCTTCTTAAATACAGGGATGAAGCAGCGCTTTATAAACATTTTGAGAAAGAATTTCCACAACTATGGGAAAAATATTTTAAGCAACTTTTTAAACTTTCAGGATATTTACCTGTTTATGATTTGCTCTCAGTAGCATTAAATAATTTCAGGGTATTTGAAACTTTGCCTGATGAAGAAGCAACATTTCTTAAATTACTTGATCTGGTTAAGAACTTTGAAGAAAAAGGATATAACAATATTAAAGAAATAATAGAATTTTTTGATAGTCCCGCGGATGATAACATATGGAATATAGCAACTCCAGCTGATATAGATGCCATACAGGTTATGACTATTCATAAAGCAAAAGGATTAGGATTTCCGATAGTTTTTGTTTATTTAGAAAACGATGGAAAACCAAAAAATAAATATATTTTTCATGAAGTTGAACAGGGAGTTCATATTTTAAAGATTACGAACCAGATGGCTGAAAAAAATGAATGGTTAAAGCAAATAAAAAAAGAAGAAGAAAAATCAGAAATTGCAGATTTACTAAATACCCTTTATGTTGCTTTTACCAGAGCAGAGGATGAATTATATATTTTATGCAGAACTGACAAACAAGACAAACTACCTTTTGATATTCTATCAGAATACTATAACAGCAAGATAGGGCATAAATCAGCTAAAAATAAATTATTACCATTAACAGAATCTTCAGTAATCAATGCCTATCATTATCCTGTATCCTTTGATTTCTCGGTTCCCGATGAAATAATGCATTTTGCAGAAAAGAAGAGAGGAGATTTTATGCACTTTATTCTTGAACAGATTGAATACTTTGAAGAAGGAGTTCTGGAAAAGATAGAGTCTCAGATAGAAATGTTAAATAAATACTGCCATACAAATTTTTTAGCCTCTCAAATAAAACCATTGATAATTGATATGATCAATCATCCTGATATGGGAAGATTTTTTAAACGAGGGTATGAAAAAATTCTTAATGAATTTGAAATTATAGATAAAGAAGGCATTGTCCACAGAATTGATAGAGTTGTTGTTGATAAAGACTCAGTTACTGTAATTGACTACAAAACAGGCTATCCACAGGATGAGCATTTCTCACAGATTAAGCTTTATATGACATTATTATCAGAGGTTTTTAAAGATAAAAGAGTTAATGGATACCTTTACTATCTTGATTTACGAGAGGTGAAAAAAATTGATAGATAA
- a CDS encoding class I SAM-dependent rRNA methyltransferase: protein MEKIYVKPSKRYGRLWIYKNEIVSDVSELSPGTLVRVYELKTNKIIGTGYINPESTISVRLLSFKEETIDNEFFKLRILQSKRYREEFLGFGETYRVIFSESDFLPGLIVDKYNKCLVIQILTAGMEKFKEIIIKILDEVFCPEIIILKNDSPSRLKEGLPIEKQIIKGELKKLPMITEDNVNFLFDPLHGQKTGFFLDQRENRIFLKKLITSGTGLDLFCYVGAWSIHIAQNGAMVIGVDNSQNAIDLAKENAKINNVTEKCKFVKADVFDYLKWEIKKNKKYDFIVVDPPAFVKSRAEKTDAIEGYINLNTLALKLLKKDGVIATSSCSHHISEYEFYEIIKEAFLKNKKSGKIIYKGTQSKDHPILLSMPETAYLKCFIIKVPYCLT, encoded by the coding sequence ATGGAGAAGATTTATGTTAAACCATCTAAAAGATATGGACGACTTTGGATTTACAAAAATGAAATAGTCTCTGATGTATCTGAGCTTTCTCCTGGAACTTTAGTGAGAGTGTATGAATTAAAAACAAATAAAATTATTGGAACAGGATATATAAATCCAGAATCTACAATTTCTGTAAGACTTCTCAGTTTTAAAGAAGAAACAATTGATAATGAATTTTTCAAACTTAGAATTCTACAAAGCAAACGATATAGGGAAGAATTTTTGGGATTTGGAGAAACCTACAGAGTGATTTTCAGTGAATCAGATTTTCTTCCGGGATTGATTGTTGATAAATATAACAAATGCCTGGTAATTCAGATATTGACTGCAGGAATGGAAAAGTTTAAAGAAATTATAATTAAAATACTCGATGAAGTTTTTTGTCCAGAAATAATAATTCTAAAAAATGATTCCCCATCAAGATTGAAGGAAGGACTCCCGATTGAAAAACAAATAATTAAAGGAGAATTAAAAAAACTTCCCATGATCACCGAGGATAATGTTAATTTTTTATTTGATCCTCTTCATGGACAGAAAACAGGTTTTTTCCTTGACCAGAGAGAAAACAGAATTTTTCTAAAAAAACTGATTACATCCGGCACAGGACTTGACCTTTTCTGTTATGTTGGCGCATGGAGTATACATATTGCTCAGAATGGAGCAATGGTTATAGGAGTTGACAACTCTCAAAATGCAATAGATTTAGCTAAAGAAAACGCAAAGATAAATAATGTTACTGAAAAATGCAAATTTGTTAAAGCTGATGTATTTGACTACCTAAAATGGGAGATAAAGAAAAATAAAAAATACGATTTTATAGTGGTTGATCCTCCAGCCTTTGTAAAATCAAGGGCTGAGAAAACAGATGCTATTGAAGGCTATATAAATCTAAACACATTAGCATTAAAACTATTAAAAAAAGATGGTGTAATCGCTACATCTTCATGTTCTCATCACATTTCTGAATACGAATTCTATGAAATCATTAAAGAAGCTTTTTTAAAAAATAAAAAATCAGGAAAAATAATTTACAAGGGGACACAAAGCAAAGACCATCCAATTCTGCTTAGTATGCCAGAAACAGCATATTTAAAGTGCTTCATCATTAAAGTACCTTATTGCCTCACATAA
- the rho gene encoding transcription termination factor Rho codes for MSISELKQKKISELMEMATALHIENATSMKKQDLIFAILQSQIEKIGTVYGSGVLEILPDGFGFLRSPDYSYLPSPDDIYVSPSQIRKFGLRTGDLITGQIRPPKENERYFALLKVETINGKQVEEIINRPLFDNLTPYYPTKKINLEYDPADYSTRVMDLLTPVGKGQRGLIVAAPRTGKTMLLQSIAKAIKKNHPEIYLIILLIDERPEEVTDWRRQVTGAEIISSTFDEPAQRHCQVSEMVIERAKRLVEEGIDVVILLDSLTRLARAYNAITPASGKVLSGGLEATALQKPKRFFGTARNIEEGGSLTVIATALVETGSRMDDVIFEEFKGTGNMEVHLDRKLADKRIFPSIDIGASGTRKEELLVPPDVLNKVWILRKVLSTLSPIEAMEFLLSKLKGTKSNKEFLEMMNK; via the coding sequence ATTTCTATTTCTGAACTAAAACAGAAAAAAATTTCTGAACTTATGGAGATGGCAACTGCTCTTCACATTGAAAATGCCACCTCTATGAAAAAACAGGACCTTATTTTCGCAATACTTCAGAGTCAGATTGAAAAAATTGGAACTGTTTATGGTTCAGGGGTGCTTGAAATTCTTCCTGATGGATTTGGTTTTTTAAGAAGTCCTGATTACAGTTATCTGCCAAGTCCTGATGACATTTATGTATCTCCATCACAGATTAGAAAATTTGGCTTAAGAACAGGAGACCTCATTACAGGCCAGATAAGACCTCCAAAGGAAAATGAAAGATACTTTGCTCTCCTTAAGGTTGAAACAATTAATGGTAAGCAGGTTGAAGAAATCATTAACAGACCTCTTTTTGATAACCTAACTCCATATTATCCCACTAAAAAAATTAATCTTGAATATGATCCAGCGGATTATTCTACAAGAGTTATGGATTTACTCACCCCTGTTGGAAAAGGTCAGCGCGGATTAATTGTTGCTGCTCCAAGAACAGGTAAAACAATGCTACTTCAGTCAATTGCAAAGGCAATAAAGAAGAATCATCCTGAGATATATTTAATTATCTTGCTTATTGATGAAAGACCAGAAGAAGTTACTGACTGGCGCAGACAGGTTACAGGCGCAGAAATAATAAGCTCTACTTTTGATGAGCCTGCTCAGAGACACTGTCAGGTTTCAGAAATGGTTATAGAAAGAGCAAAAAGACTTGTAGAAGAAGGGATTGATGTTGTAATATTACTTGATAGTTTGACAAGACTTGCAAGGGCATACAATGCTATTACCCCAGCTTCTGGAAAAGTTCTCTCTGGAGGGCTGGAGGCAACCGCTCTTCAGAAGCCAAAAAGATTTTTTGGTACAGCAAGAAATATTGAAGAAGGCGGTTCTTTAACAGTAATTGCCACAGCACTTGTTGAAACCGGAAGCAGAATGGATGATGTTATTTTCGAAGAATTTAAAGGCACTGGCAATATGGAAGTTCACCTTGACAGAAAACTTGCTGATAAAAGAATTTTCCCGAGCATTGATATTGGTGCTTCTGGTACAAGAAAGGAAGAACTTCTTGTGCCTCCTGATGTTTTAAATAAAGTGTGGATTTTAAGAAAGGTATTAAGTACGTTAAGTCCTATTGAAGCAATGGAGTTTTTACTGAGCAAACTCAAAGGAACAAAATCCAATAAAGAATTTCTTGAGATGATGAACAAATGA
- the ppsA gene encoding phosphoenolpyruvate synthase: MLLILWFNQIGIKDIPIVGGKNASLGEMLRNLTPKGINIPDGFAVTAEAYKYFIKSNNLEEPLKEILSTLDKSNLEELKNKGKKIRKLILQGKMPEDLKQAIIKAYKEMEEKYGKDVDVAVRSSATAEDLPDASFAGQQETYLNIRGAQNVVEAVQKCFASLFTDRAISYRIDKGFDHFSVYLSAAVQKMVRSDKASSGVMFTLDTETGFKDVVYITGSWGLGEYVVQGIVNPDEFYVFKPTLKEGYRAIISKKIGAKQQKLIYGENSKKPTKGVKTTLEERQNFVLNDDEILTLAKWAVMIEEHYGKPMDIEWAKDGDGISAGTGQLFIVQARPETVHSLKRENFYEVYELKGQGTVLCTGLAIGNKIGQGNACIIKEPSQIHLFKQGQVLVTDMTDPDWEPIMKAAGAIVTNRGGRTCHAAIVSRELGIPCVVGTGNATEVIKNNEPITIDCSKGEEGKVLQGIIPYKVKRIDLTILPNTKTKIMMNVGIPEQAFTQGQIPCDGVGLARIEFIISSHIGVHPLALIEYPKLKESTDAKILKVVKEIEKRTPMYENKPDFYVDKLAQGIAMIGAAFYPKDVIVRFSDFKTNEYAGLIGGWLYEPVESNPMIGWRGASRYYDPKFEPAFALECLAIKKVREEMGLKNVKVMIPFCRTVEEGKKVIEVMRKHGLTQGQEGLEVYVMCEIPSNVILAEEFAKIFDGFSIGSNDLTQLTLGLDRDSALVSHIYDERNEAVKRLVKQVIETAKKYGRKIGICGQAPSDFPEFAEFLVECGIDSISLIPDTVLKTKLLVAEKEKQLKNKY; this comes from the coding sequence ATGTTATTAATTTTATGGTTCAACCAGATAGGAATAAAGGATATTCCAATTGTAGGCGGTAAAAATGCATCTTTAGGAGAAATGTTAAGAAATCTTACACCAAAAGGCATTAATATTCCAGATGGATTCGCAGTCACTGCAGAAGCCTATAAATACTTTATAAAATCAAATAATCTTGAAGAACCTTTGAAAGAAATTCTTTCTACTTTGGACAAATCAAATCTTGAAGAACTTAAAAATAAAGGTAAAAAAATAAGAAAACTCATTCTTCAGGGTAAAATGCCTGAAGATTTGAAGCAGGCAATTATTAAAGCTTACAAGGAAATGGAGGAAAAATATGGAAAAGATGTTGATGTGGCAGTTCGTTCAAGCGCAACAGCTGAAGACCTTCCTGATGCATCCTTTGCAGGACAACAGGAGACCTATTTAAACATTAGAGGTGCTCAAAATGTGGTAGAAGCAGTGCAAAAATGTTTCGCTTCACTTTTTACAGACAGAGCAATTTCATACAGAATTGACAAGGGTTTTGATCATTTTTCAGTATACCTTTCAGCAGCTGTTCAAAAAATGGTTCGTTCTGACAAAGCCTCCTCTGGAGTAATGTTTACTCTTGATACAGAAACAGGATTTAAGGATGTGGTATATATTACAGGCTCATGGGGATTAGGTGAGTACGTTGTTCAGGGTATAGTAAACCCAGATGAATTTTATGTTTTTAAACCCACATTAAAAGAAGGATACAGAGCAATAATATCGAAAAAAATTGGAGCAAAGCAGCAAAAACTAATATATGGAGAAAATTCTAAAAAACCTACAAAAGGTGTAAAAACAACTCTTGAAGAAAGACAAAATTTTGTATTAAACGATGATGAAATTTTAACCCTTGCTAAATGGGCAGTAATGATAGAAGAACACTATGGAAAACCAATGGATATAGAATGGGCAAAAGACGGAGATGGAATCTCAGCGGGAACTGGACAGCTTTTTATTGTTCAGGCAAGACCAGAAACAGTTCATTCTTTAAAGAGAGAAAACTTTTACGAAGTTTATGAACTTAAAGGACAAGGAACTGTGCTTTGCACAGGACTCGCTATAGGAAACAAGATAGGTCAGGGTAACGCCTGTATAATAAAAGAACCTTCCCAGATTCATCTCTTTAAACAAGGTCAGGTTCTTGTTACAGATATGACAGATCCGGACTGGGAACCAATAATGAAGGCTGCTGGCGCAATTGTTACAAATCGTGGAGGAAGAACATGTCATGCTGCCATAGTATCCCGTGAACTTGGCATTCCATGCGTTGTAGGTACAGGAAATGCTACAGAAGTGATAAAGAATAATGAACCAATAACCATTGATTGTTCCAAGGGCGAGGAAGGAAAGGTCCTTCAGGGGATTATTCCCTATAAAGTAAAAAGAATTGACCTTACAATTTTACCAAACACTAAAACGAAGATCATGATGAATGTAGGAATTCCTGAGCAGGCTTTTACTCAAGGTCAAATTCCCTGTGATGGTGTAGGACTCGCAAGAATTGAATTTATAATAAGCTCTCATATAGGAGTCCATCCCTTGGCATTAATTGAGTATCCAAAACTAAAAGAATCCACAGATGCTAAAATTTTAAAAGTTGTTAAAGAAATAGAAAAAAGAACACCAATGTATGAAAACAAGCCAGATTTTTATGTTGACAAACTTGCCCAGGGAATTGCAATGATTGGCGCAGCATTTTATCCAAAGGACGTTATTGTTAGATTTTCAGATTTTAAAACAAATGAATACGCTGGTCTTATTGGTGGTTGGCTTTATGAACCTGTTGAATCAAATCCTATGATTGGATGGCGCGGAGCAAGTAGATACTATGATCCAAAATTTGAACCTGCCTTTGCTCTTGAATGCCTTGCAATCAAAAAAGTTAGAGAGGAAATGGGATTAAAAAATGTAAAGGTAATGATTCCTTTTTGTAGAACTGTTGAGGAAGGCAAAAAAGTTATTGAAGTAATGAGAAAACACGGACTTACTCAGGGACAAGAGGGGCTGGAAGTATATGTAATGTGTGAGATTCCAAGTAATGTAATTCTTGCAGAGGAGTTTGCAAAAATATTTGATGGATTTTCAATTGGTTCAAATGATTTGACCCAGCTCACACTTGGACTTGACAGAGACAGTGCATTAGTTTCTCATATTTATGATGAAAGAAATGAAGCTGTAAAAAGACTTGTAAAACAGGTAATTGAAACAGCGAAAAAATACGGTAGAAAAATTGGAATATGTGGACAGGCACCAAGCGATTTTCCAGAGTTTGCCGAGTTTTTAGTTGAATGTGGAATAGACTCTATAAGTCTAATTCCAGACACGGTTCTTAAAACAAAGCTTCTTGTAGCAGAAAAAGAAAAACAGTTAAAAAATAAATATTGA
- a CDS encoding PaaI family thioesterase: protein MMKTENYCFVCGKQNPKGLKAVFNHVNGKSYTEIILEQEYQGYSGIIHGGIIAALLDEACVYAANSLGFNTVTAELKIRFKNPAAPKEKLIVQAEANHVKSKLIEAKAWIKDKQNKIIAEAEGKLIIKEKTK from the coding sequence ATGATGAAAACAGAAAACTACTGTTTTGTCTGTGGAAAGCAAAATCCGAAAGGTTTGAAAGCGGTTTTTAACCATGTTAATGGAAAATCTTACACAGAAATTATTCTTGAACAAGAGTATCAGGGTTACAGTGGAATAATTCATGGTGGGATTATTGCAGCGCTTCTTGATGAAGCCTGTGTTTATGCTGCAAATTCTTTAGGATTTAATACAGTTACAGCAGAGTTAAAAATAAGATTTAAAAATCCTGCAGCACCAAAAGAAAAATTGATTGTACAGGCAGAGGCAAATCATGTAAAATCAAAACTAATTGAAGCAAAAGCATGGATAAAAGATAAGCAAAATAAAATTATAGCAGAAGCAGAAGGAAAGTTAATAATAAAGGAAAAGACAAAGTGA